In Pedobacter sp. WC2423, the following are encoded in one genomic region:
- a CDS encoding histidine phosphatase family protein: protein MAKQLILVRHGKSDWAASGIADFDRPLNHRGNKNAPEMAERMSKRDLIPELLVSSPAKRALTTAKHFAETWNIPKENILKEPSIYEANITALLAIVNKLDPQYNQVALFGHNPGLTDFLNYLADAHVYNLPTASVVYIDFPFDDWSSVSHHTGSLRLFDYPKNTDSV, encoded by the coding sequence ATGGCAAAACAACTGATATTAGTAAGACATGGCAAATCGGACTGGGCGGCAAGCGGAATTGCTGACTTTGACAGACCGTTAAATCACAGGGGTAACAAAAACGCTCCTGAAATGGCGGAGCGTATGAGTAAAAGGGATCTTATTCCTGAATTATTAGTGAGCAGTCCGGCTAAAAGAGCTTTGACCACTGCAAAACACTTTGCAGAAACCTGGAATATACCAAAGGAAAATATTCTTAAAGAACCATCCATTTACGAGGCTAATATAACCGCTTTATTGGCCATAGTGAATAAACTTGACCCACAATATAACCAGGTGGCACTTTTCGGACATAACCCCGGATTAACAGATTTTCTGAATTATCTTGCTGATGCACACGTCTATAATCTGCCTACTGCAAGTGTGGTATACATAGATTTCCCATTTGATGACTGGTCATCGGTAAGCCATCATACAGGAAGTCTACGCTTATTTGATTATCCCAAAAACACTGATTCTGTTTAG